The Spirosoma radiotolerans genome has a window encoding:
- the bcp gene encoding thioredoxin-dependent thiol peroxidase, producing MSLHIGDLAPDFTSTDQNGQPIKLSDYRGKKVVLYFYPKDNTPGCTAQACSLRDSYADLRAAGYEVLGVSIDDQKSHQKFISKFELPFTLIADTDRKVAEAYDVWKEKSMYGRTYMGTVRTTFLIDENGVITDIINKVDTKNHAEQILP from the coding sequence ATGAGCCTACACATTGGCGACCTAGCTCCTGACTTTACAAGCACTGACCAGAATGGCCAGCCCATTAAACTGTCTGACTACCGGGGCAAAAAAGTGGTTCTCTACTTTTATCCGAAGGATAATACACCTGGTTGCACGGCTCAGGCTTGTAGTCTTCGCGATAGCTATGCCGATTTGCGGGCCGCAGGATACGAGGTTCTGGGAGTGAGTATCGATGATCAGAAATCTCACCAAAAATTTATCAGTAAATTCGAGTTGCCGTTTACGCTTATAGCCGATACCGATAGGAAGGTGGCCGAGGCTTATGATGTCTGGAAAGAAAAGTCCATGTACGGACGGACGTATATGGGCACTGTCCGAACAACGTTTCTCATCGATGAGAACGGCGTCATCACCGATATTATTAACAAAGTAGACACTAAAAACCACGCAGAACAGATTTTACCTTAA
- a CDS encoding transketolase, translated as MEIDQLKHTATAVRRDILRMVAAVNSGHPGGSLGCTDFLVALYFEVMNRKKDANGNPVFDMDGRDEDIFFLSNGHISPVFYSVLARAGYFPISELATFRKLDSRLQGHPTTAEHLPGVRIASGSLGQGLSVASGAAYSKKLNGDKSHVYVLMGDGEQQEGQVWEAAQFAPNKKLGNLTAIIDLNHAQIDGTTDNVNSNRDLAAKYRAFGWFVDEMEGNDIEDVIRTLKKSQENPEVPTMILMHTEMGFGVEYMVGNYKWHGTAPNADQLTQALNGLPLSIGVTDY; from the coding sequence ATGGAAATAGACCAACTCAAACACACTGCAACCGCCGTTCGGCGTGACATTCTTCGCATGGTAGCAGCCGTTAACTCCGGGCACCCCGGTGGTTCTCTAGGTTGTACTGATTTTCTGGTCGCCCTTTATTTTGAGGTGATGAACCGGAAAAAAGATGCCAATGGCAATCCTGTCTTCGACATGGATGGCCGGGATGAAGACATTTTCTTTCTGTCGAATGGCCACATTTCGCCAGTATTCTATTCAGTACTGGCGCGGGCGGGCTACTTTCCCATTTCAGAGCTGGCTACGTTCCGGAAACTGGATAGCCGGTTGCAGGGCCACCCTACAACGGCTGAACATCTGCCAGGTGTTCGCATTGCATCGGGTTCGTTGGGCCAGGGCTTGTCGGTAGCCAGCGGTGCGGCTTACTCCAAAAAACTGAATGGCGACAAAAGCCATGTATACGTTCTGATGGGCGATGGAGAGCAGCAGGAAGGTCAGGTTTGGGAAGCGGCTCAATTTGCTCCGAACAAAAAACTAGGTAACCTAACCGCCATCATCGACCTCAACCACGCCCAGATTGACGGCACGACCGACAATGTAAACAGCAACCGCGATCTGGCAGCCAAATACCGTGCGTTCGGCTGGTTTGTCGACGAGATGGAAGGAAACGACATTGAAGACGTCATCCGGACGCTTAAGAAGTCGCAGGAAAATCCAGAAGTACCGACCATGATTCTGATGCACACCGAAATGGGCTTCGGCGTCGAGTACATGGTTGGCAATTATAAATGGCACGGCACGGCACCCAACGCTGACCAATTGACGCAGGCGCTGAACGGGCTGCCCTTATCAATTGGTGTAACGGATTATTGA